From one Brachypodium distachyon strain Bd21 chromosome 4, Brachypodium_distachyon_v3.0, whole genome shotgun sequence genomic stretch:
- the LOC100827426 gene encoding probable fatty acyl-CoA reductase 4: protein MVGTLDEGMIIEYFKNKSILITGSTGFLGKILVEKILRVQPDVKKIYLPVRAVDAGAARRRVQTEVLEKELFGLLREKHGQAGFDRFVESKIVALAGDVMREGFGIDGATSAELGLLESLHVIVNGAATTNFYERYDVALDVNVQGVKHMCDFAKNCPNLEALLHVSTAYVAGEKQGLVRERTFRDGETLREGTHLDIGAELRLARDLKKQLEYVDGPAAEKAKAERKAMKELGLARARHFGWPNTYVFTKSMGEMMLAQQLRGCGVPVVIVRPSIITSVLNDPLPGWIEGTRTIDAILIGYAKQNLSCFLADLDLTMDVMPGDMVVNAMMAATAAAAHSNGGPNAVNPAHSPSPPQPQPVTVYHVSSSLRNPAPYAVLYRTGIRYFTEHPRRTADGRVAPTRKVRFLSTLASFRLFMLLRYRLPLELLHLLAFLCCGLFGLAALYDRLARRYRFVMQLVDLYGPFSLFKGCFDDVNLSKLRVAMDNGGNGGGGEGQGVFNFDAKTVDWDDYFYRVHIPGVMKYVLK, encoded by the exons atGGTTGGCACATTGGATGAAGGGATGATCATCGAGTATTTCAAGAACAAGAGCATCCTCATCACTGGATCCACAGGATTTCTTGGAAAGA TACTGGTGGAGAAGATACTGAGGGTTCAGCCTGATGTCAAGAAGATCTACCTCCCGGTGCGAGCCGTCGACGCTGGGGCGGCCAGGCGGCGTGTGCAGACTGAG GTGCTGGAGAAGGAGCTGTTTGGTTTGCTGAGGGAGAAGCACGGGCAGGCCGGCTTCGACCGTTTCGTGGAGTCAAAAATCGTGGCTCTAGCCGGGGACGTGATGCGGGAGGGCTTCGGCATCGACGGCGCCACGTCAGCGGAGCTCGGGCTCTTAGAGTCGCTCCACGTCATCGTCAACGGCGCTGCCACGACCAACTTCTACGAGCGGTATGACGTGGCGCTGGACGTGAACGTCCAGGGCGTCAAGCACATGTGCGACTTCGCAAAAAATTGCCCCAACCTGGAAGCCCTCCTCCACGTGTCCACGGCCTACGTGGCCGGGGAGAAGCAAGGGCTGGTGCGGGAACGGACGTTCAGGGACGGGGAGACGCTGAGGGAAGGGACCCACCTGGATATCGGCGCCGAGTTGAGGCTGGCCAGGGACCTCAAGAAGCAGCTGGAGTATGTTGatgggccggcggcggagaaggccAAGGCGGAGAGGAAGGCCATGAAGGAGCTGGGCCTGGCCCGGGCCCGCCACTTTGGGTGGCCCAACACGTACGTGTTCACTAAGTCCATGGGCGAGATGATGCTGGCCCAGCAGCTTCGTGGGTGCGGCGTGCCTGTTGTGATCGTGCGGCCTAGCATCATCACCAGCGTCTTGAACGACCCTCTCCCCGGATGGATCGAAGGCACCAG GACGATCGACGCGATCCTGATCGGCTACGCCAAGCAGAACCTGTCGTGCTTCTTGGCCGACCTCGACCTCACCATGGACGTG ATGCCTGGCGACATGGTGGTGAACGCGATGATGGCGGCCACAGCAGCGGCGGCCCACTCAAACGGTGGACCAAATGCTGTCAATCCGGCCCACAGCCCATCACcaccacaaccacagcccGTAACCGTATACCACGTGAGCTCCTCCCTCCGGAACCCGGCGCCCTACGCGGTCCTCTACAGGACCGGCATCCGCTACTTCACGGAGCACCCGCGGCGGACCGCCGACGGGCGGGTGGCGCCGACGCGGAAGGTCCGGTTCCTCTCGACCCTGGCCTCGTTCCGCCTCTTCATGCTGCTCAGGTACCGCCTCCCGCTGGAGCTGCTCCACCTGCTGGCCTTCCTCTGCTGCGGCCTCTTCGGCCTGGCGGCGCTCTACGACCGCCTCGCCCGGAGGTACCGCTTCGTCATGCAGCTCGTCGACCTCTACGGCCCCTTCTCGCTGTTCAAAGGATGCTTCGACGACGTCAATCTGAGTAAGCTCAGGGTCGCCATGGACaacggcggcaatggcggcggcggcgaggggcagGGGGTTTTCAATTTTGACGCCAAGACTGTTGATTGGGATGACTACTTCTATAGGGTTCATATCCCCGGCGTCATGAAGTACGTGCTCAAGTGA